A stretch of Parvimonas micra DNA encodes these proteins:
- a CDS encoding threonine aldolase family protein: protein MISFVNDYSNGACPEILEVMINNNFENNNPYGRDYHTENAIKLIREKIKNENAYVRIFSGGTQTNLVAICAFLRPHEAVIAVKTGHICVHETGSIEATGHKCIEVTGKDGKVTVEDIEKACGEQNWDHAGILIVKPKLVYISQTTEVGTVYTKEELYNLRKACDKHNLYLYCDGARLASALDCSDVTYELLAELCDSFYIGGTKNGALFGEALVIINDRLKEDFGYIAKQRGGVLAKGWLLGLQFERLMEGDLYKNIGAYSNRLAIKLKKGILDLGLKSRIESPSNQQFFVFPNKILAKLKDKFDWETIEKIDSEHTEIRLVTSWSTKEEEVELFLQELKNAFKY, encoded by the coding sequence ATGATAAGTTTTGTTAACGATTATAGCAATGGGGCTTGTCCCGAAATTTTAGAAGTAATGATTAATAATAATTTTGAAAATAACAATCCTTATGGAAGAGATTATCATACTGAAAATGCTATAAAGTTGATTAGAGAAAAAATAAAAAATGAAAATGCCTATGTTCGTATTTTTTCTGGCGGAACTCAAACTAATTTGGTAGCAATTTGTGCTTTTTTACGTCCCCATGAAGCTGTTATAGCTGTAAAGACAGGACATATATGTGTTCATGAAACTGGTTCCATAGAAGCAACAGGACACAAGTGTATTGAAGTTACAGGAAAAGATGGGAAAGTAACAGTTGAAGATATTGAAAAAGCTTGTGGAGAGCAAAATTGGGACCATGCAGGAATACTAATTGTAAAACCTAAATTAGTTTACATAAGTCAAACGACTGAGGTAGGAACAGTTTATACAAAAGAAGAGCTTTATAATTTAAGAAAAGCTTGTGATAAACATAATTTGTATTTATATTGTGATGGGGCAAGGCTTGCAAGTGCACTTGATTGCTCTGATGTTACTTATGAGTTGCTAGCTGAATTATGTGATTCTTTTTATATAGGTGGAACAAAAAATGGGGCTTTATTTGGTGAAGCACTTGTAATAATTAATGATAGATTAAAAGAAGATTTTGGATATATTGCAAAGCAAAGAGGCGGAGTTTTAGCTAAAGGTTGGTTATTAGGATTACAATTTGAAAGACTAATGGAAGGTGACCTTTATAAGAATATTGGTGCTTATTCTAATAGATTAGCAATTAAGTTAAAAAAAGGGATTTTAGATTTAGGTTTGAAATCAAGAATTGAAAGCCCGTCTAACCAACAATTTTTTGTATTTCCTAATAAAATATTAGCTAAATTAAAAGATAAATTTGATTGGGAAACAATTGAGAAGATAGATTCAGAACATACTGAGATAAGATTAGTAACAAGTTGGTCTACAAAAGAAGAAGAAGTAGAACTATTTTTACAGGAGTTAAAAAATGCTTTTAAGTATTAG
- a CDS encoding GNAT family N-acetyltransferase produces the protein MEFKEFDYNKYFEEIKRIFKSANWSAYLKDDEKLKRAFKNSLYLLGAFENDKLIAFIRCVGDGEHILLIQDLIVDSDYYRQGIGTKLFKYVSDKYKDVRTFCLFTDIHDIRDNEFYKSMKMVRIEEKDMISYIR, from the coding sequence ATGGAATTTAAGGAGTTTGATTATAATAAGTATTTTGAAGAAATAAAGAGAATCTTTAAATCTGCAAACTGGTCTGCATATCTAAAAGATGATGAAAAACTAAAAAGAGCTTTTAAAAATTCACTTTATCTTTTAGGTGCTTTTGAGAATGATAAATTAATTGCATTTATTCGTTGTGTTGGAGATGGCGAACACATATTACTTATTCAAGACTTGATTGTAGATTCTGATTACTATAGGCAAGGAATTGGAACAAAACTATTTAAGTATGTTTCAGATAAATATAAAGATGTTAGAACTTTTTGCCTTTTTACAGATATTCACGATATTAGAGATAATGAATTTTACAAGTCTATGAAAATGGTTAGGATTGAAGAAAAAGATATGATTTCATATATTAGATAG
- a CDS encoding PLP-dependent aminotransferase family protein, which produces MLILNNGVLYMQIYEYFKNEIINGTYKANKKLPSKRNLAKEYNISLNTVDNAYSKLLEEGFIYSKERQGFFVSDVGELYVLDSKPIHITKEEENIEYDFSYSGVSEEFPYKIFKKISSNIFDNKDILEKVDYQGYLPLRTQISEYLDKSRGFKADPSQIVISSGSEYLFQIIFKLISGKFGIEDPGYNMLSNIMDTNDINYEFISVDENGMNLTKLKKSKSDFCVITPAHQFPTGVIMNMQRRVELLNMKRIKYVIEDDYDSEFKYSKRPVPALKSIDVNDKVIYIGSFSKSISPSFRVSFMVLPFDLVEKYNKIFKFFICPVSIMVQKMLTTFIESGEFEKHLNRMRKIYSKKRQLLMDMLNERKDITIRGADAGLHIVLEYPKTYSEEHIIKKAKEKKIKVYGLGSYGTKREIPSILLGFATLSDEKLKEGIKLFLEI; this is translated from the coding sequence ATGTTAATATTAAATAATGGTGTACTCTATATGCAAATATATGAGTATTTTAAAAACGAGATAATTAATGGAACTTACAAAGCTAATAAAAAACTTCCTAGCAAGAGAAATCTTGCAAAAGAGTATAATATCTCTTTAAATACCGTGGATAACGCCTATTCAAAACTCTTGGAAGAAGGATTTATTTACTCGAAAGAAAGACAGGGTTTTTTTGTTTCTGATGTTGGAGAGCTTTATGTCTTAGATAGCAAGCCAATTCACATAACAAAAGAAGAAGAAAATATCGAATATGATTTCTCATACAGTGGTGTAAGTGAAGAATTTCCTTATAAGATATTCAAAAAAATATCTTCAAATATTTTCGACAATAAAGATATTTTAGAGAAAGTTGATTATCAAGGTTATCTTCCACTTAGAACACAAATTTCAGAATATCTTGATAAATCAAGAGGTTTTAAGGCCGACCCTTCACAAATTGTAATTTCAAGCGGATCTGAATATCTTTTCCAAATTATTTTTAAATTGATTTCGGGAAAATTTGGAATTGAAGACCCAGGATACAACATGCTTTCCAATATCATGGATACAAATGATATAAATTATGAATTTATATCAGTAGATGAAAATGGAATGAATTTAACAAAATTAAAAAAATCAAAGTCAGATTTTTGTGTTATTACTCCAGCTCATCAATTTCCAACCGGTGTTATAATGAATATGCAAAGACGTGTTGAACTCTTGAATATGAAAAGGATAAAATATGTAATCGAGGACGACTATGACAGTGAATTTAAGTATTCAAAAAGACCCGTTCCAGCATTAAAATCAATTGATGTGAATGATAAAGTGATTTATATTGGCTCTTTTTCAAAGTCAATCTCTCCAAGCTTTAGAGTGAGTTTTATGGTTTTACCATTCGATTTGGTTGAAAAATATAATAAAATTTTCAAATTTTTCATCTGTCCCGTTTCAATTATGGTGCAAAAAATGCTTACAACTTTTATAGAGTCTGGGGAGTTTGAAAAACATCTTAACAGAATGAGAAAAATCTACTCTAAAAAACGACAACTATTAATGGATATGTTAAACGAAAGAAAAGATATCACTATAAGAGGTGCAGATGCGGGGCTTCATATTGTTTTAGAATATCCAAAAACTTATTCAGAAGAACATATTATAAAAAAAGCAAAAGAAAAAAAGATAAAAGTTTATGGACTTGGCTCTTATGGAACAAAAAGAGAAATACCTTCAATTTTATTAGGTTTTGCAACACTTAGTGACGAAAAATTAAAAGAGGGGATTAAATTATTCCTAGAAATATAG
- a CDS encoding carbohydrate-binding domain-containing protein, giving the protein MKANKLVVELFSLAILSGCLVACSKPTKETNTHSMQNMKVNRTNSNAKSNIFADDDYDAMVDEKNSTILNLSDISKIKGENVSVSGNVITISAGGTYILTGKLDDGQIVVNAKSNDKVKLVLKGVDLSSSKGSPILVENAKKTIITLASDTNNKLELKGEYNKEDNKDSVIFSKSDLSFNGTGILNLFSPYGRGIVSQDKVVFVDGKYAMDTAGNTVSANNSVAIADGKYDIKSGEKGTGLKASGDGNKGRVYIANGKFKISAGKDGINSNSKVTINNGNINIKSGDNGIESENIDIRGGNTQVVSKDDGIFASSKKDTEPDSLHIQISGGKVSVYSEKNGLNSKGDISVTGGETIVESSNNSENSVLNYEGSAKISGGTFVGAGNSSTVKSFGDSSTQGSMLMKFDKKTKENLKVLDESGKTLTEYKPKSEYQTVIVSTKGIKENNKYTLVAGNQTLDVFLDKINYKSAELVEK; this is encoded by the coding sequence ATGAAGGCTAATAAATTGGTAGTTGAATTATTCAGTTTGGCTATATTGTCTGGTTGTTTGGTAGCTTGTAGTAAACCTACAAAAGAAACCAATACACATTCGATGCAAAATATGAAAGTAAATAGAACTAATTCAAATGCCAAGTCAAATATTTTTGCTGATGATGATTATGATGCGATGGTCGATGAAAAAAATAGTACAATTTTGAATTTAAGTGATATTTCTAAAATAAAAGGAGAAAATGTAAGTGTTTCTGGAAATGTTATAACTATTTCTGCAGGAGGAACTTATATTTTAACCGGTAAACTCGATGATGGTCAAATTGTAGTTAATGCAAAAAGTAATGATAAAGTAAAACTTGTCTTGAAGGGAGTTGATCTTTCTTCATCTAAAGGAAGTCCTATTTTAGTTGAAAATGCTAAAAAGACTATTATTACTCTAGCATCAGACACTAATAATAAATTGGAACTAAAAGGTGAATATAATAAAGAGGACAACAAGGATTCAGTTATTTTTTCAAAGAGTGATTTAAGTTTTAACGGTACAGGAATTTTAAATCTTTTCTCACCTTATGGTAGAGGAATTGTATCTCAAGATAAGGTAGTCTTTGTAGATGGAAAGTATGCAATGGATACTGCTGGAAATACTGTAAGTGCTAATAATTCTGTAGCAATAGCCGATGGTAAATATGATATTAAGTCTGGCGAGAAAGGTACAGGATTAAAAGCTTCTGGAGATGGTAATAAAGGCAGAGTATATATTGCAAATGGAAAATTTAAGATTTCCGCTGGAAAAGACGGAATAAATTCAAATTCAAAAGTTACAATAAACAATGGAAATATAAATATAAAAAGTGGAGATAACGGCATCGAAAGCGAAAATATAGACATAAGAGGCGGAAACACACAGGTTGTTTCGAAAGATGATGGCATATTTGCAAGTAGCAAAAAAGATACTGAGCCAGATTCTCTACATATACAAATAAGTGGTGGAAAAGTTAGTGTTTATTCCGAAAAAAATGGATTAAATTCTAAGGGTGATATTTCCGTAACTGGAGGAGAAACTATTGTAGAAAGTTCAAATAACAGCGAAAATTCAGTACTGAATTATGAAGGCTCTGCTAAAATAAGTGGAGGAACTTTTGTAGGTGCTGGAAATTCTTCAACAGTTAAAAGTTTTGGAGATTCTTCAACTCAGGGAAGTATGTTGATGAAATTTGACAAAAAAACTAAAGAAAATCTGAAAGTTTTGGATGAATCAGGAAAAACCTTAACAGAATATAAACCAAAATCGGAATATCAAACTGTTATAGTGAGTACAAAAGGGATAAAAGAAAATAATAAATATACTTTAGTGGCAGGGAATCAGACTTTAGACGTTTTCTTAGATAAGATAAATTATAAATCTGCCGAACTTGTTGAAAAATAA
- a CDS encoding O-antigen ligase family protein produces MLLSIRERRLHFSITKENFPKLLVFLWLLSDFFLTAARFFLHRLNIEGNPREIVLFAVASFPILLLIRYYREDKEILKDSKLFFLIYIFSALSFLINYVFFPQYRYFYFRKEYGLLRVFRPDSAIYALLFFSILDDPKDFYKIIKNFSYLNFLKIFISVYIPRLIRGYWVDVNHVGAKVTRLYSLSFGYTLIFPTIVFLYVYMKEKKPKDLLLSILCIGMIFFQGSRGALFLPILFLIFMAISNSIHLDNKRKSLKKITIIIGVLGLIFLFKNEIYDFLINTFQNLGLKTRTITKLLESSITDDSGRNEIWTLVRKAIKDNWVFGYGAYGDRPFVFPEHFVGYSHNIVLEMVCSFGLVGVGILVFLLIQTIKMFLCKDRLWRELYIVFFTVSCQLFLSLSFWYVTEFWIMIAILYKYYRNNKRMEVCQRLKEM; encoded by the coding sequence ATGCTTTTAAGTATTAGAGAAAGAAGATTACATTTTTCAATAACTAAAGAAAATTTTCCTAAATTATTGGTATTTTTATGGTTACTTAGCGACTTTTTTCTTACAGCAGCTAGATTTTTTCTTCATAGATTGAATATTGAAGGAAATCCTAGAGAAATTGTATTATTCGCAGTAGCTTCTTTTCCAATACTTTTATTAATAAGATATTATAGAGAAGATAAAGAGATATTAAAAGATAGTAAATTATTTTTCTTAATTTATATTTTTTCTGCATTGAGTTTTCTAATTAATTATGTATTTTTTCCTCAATATAGATATTTCTATTTTAGAAAAGAATATGGATTGTTAAGAGTTTTTAGACCGGATTCAGCTATTTATGCACTTTTGTTTTTTTCCATTTTAGATGATCCTAAAGATTTTTATAAAATAATTAAAAATTTTTCATATCTAAATTTCTTAAAGATATTTATTTCAGTTTATATTCCAAGACTTATTCGTGGATATTGGGTTGACGTAAACCATGTGGGAGCAAAGGTAACAAGATTATATAGTTTGAGTTTTGGATATACTTTGATTTTTCCTACAATAGTTTTTCTTTACGTTTATATGAAAGAAAAAAAACCAAAAGACTTGCTTTTAAGCATACTTTGTATAGGAATGATATTTTTTCAAGGCTCAAGAGGTGCATTGTTTTTACCAATATTATTTTTAATTTTTATGGCTATTTCTAATTCAATACATCTTGATAATAAAAGAAAAAGTTTGAAAAAAATAACTATAATAATTGGAGTTTTAGGACTTATATTTTTATTTAAAAATGAAATTTATGATTTTCTTATAAATACTTTCCAAAATCTTGGTTTGAAAACTAGAACTATAACAAAACTACTTGAATCAAGTATCACGGACGATAGTGGTAGAAATGAAATTTGGACATTAGTTAGAAAAGCAATAAAAGATAACTGGGTATTTGGTTATGGTGCATATGGAGATAGACCTTTTGTATTTCCTGAACACTTTGTAGGATATTCACATAATATAGTTTTAGAAATGGTATGTAGTTTTGGATTAGTAGGAGTTGGAATTCTAGTATTTTTATTAATTCAGACAATAAAGATGTTTTTATGTAAAGATAGACTTTGGAGAGAACTCTATATAGTATTCTTTACAGTTTCTTGCCAATTATTCTTATCTTTATCTTTCTGGTATGTAACAGAGTTTTGGATTATGATAGCTATTTTATATAAGTATTATAGAAACAATAAAAGGATGGAAGTATGTCAAAGGTTAAAGGAAATGTAG
- a CDS encoding acyltransferase, with protein sequence MSSRYFMILRTLFIKSPMKRVEYLKKHNVFRKCGNRVMINSRKIPLYPNLISIGNNVWIASGVNFVTHDVIHYMLNGLGRGQFTEKVGCIDIGDNVFIGSNSQIMYDVKIGNNVVIAAGSCVTKDIPDNSVVGGVPAKVIGDFESLVKKRAEFKLEHEFNKSKQEISKECEDEIWEQFYKIKNK encoded by the coding sequence ATGAGCTCCAGATATTTTATGATTTTAAGAACTCTTTTTATAAAATCACCAATGAAGAGAGTTGAATATTTGAAAAAACATAATGTTTTTAGAAAATGTGGAAATAGAGTGATGATAAATTCAAGAAAAATACCGTTGTATCCTAATTTAATTAGCATTGGAAATAATGTTTGGATTGCTTCAGGAGTTAATTTTGTTACTCATGATGTAATACATTACATGTTAAATGGACTTGGCAGAGGACAATTTACTGAAAAAGTAGGTTGTATAGATATAGGAGATAATGTATTTATCGGTTCTAATTCACAGATTATGTATGATGTAAAAATTGGAAATAATGTTGTAATAGCAGCAGGAAGTTGTGTTACTAAAGATATTCCGGATAATTCTGTTGTTGGAGGAGTACCTGCTAAAGTAATAGGAGATTTTGAATCTTTAGTTAAAAAACGTGCAGAATTTAAGCTAGAACATGAATTTAATAAGTCGAAACAAGAAATTTCTAAAGAATGTGAAGATGAAATTTGGGAACAATTTTATAAAATAAAAAATAAGTAA
- a CDS encoding HAMP domain-containing sensor histidine kinase yields the protein MESKLRKKFIYFSVGIISIVVLAIMAFVNIANFYNLKHSSDELLKTLIENNGVMPSFAVVNENADEKKTLYLKNFSNRFFTVRTDNQKNIVTVNTDDVFFTSASDAVDYAKTVLAKGKHSGYYKGFKYMVENTDKGKLIAFVDVVKDFDVFYSNLGNSVIISLLVLGLVTFFSYVLSKKAVAPMVQAYEKQNAFITDASHELKTPLAIIKTSADVLEMEGGESKWTGNIHKQVNRLNGLIGNLISLTKLEESDDLDKLDFSFSDVLNDCVTDVKDYALSLDKNIVTDIEDGISFKGNEKLIRQVIGILLDNAIKYAKENSDINVRLTRQNKKIVFTVENEADNLEIKNYNILFERFYRTDSSRNSKTGGYGIGLSIAQSIVLKHKGKISADSFDGEKIVFTVKL from the coding sequence ATGGAAAGTAAACTTAGAAAAAAGTTTATCTATTTTTCAGTTGGAATTATCTCCATTGTAGTTTTGGCAATTATGGCTTTTGTAAATATTGCTAACTTCTATAATCTTAAACATAGTTCAGATGAACTACTAAAAACATTAATTGAAAATAATGGAGTTATGCCAAGTTTTGCAGTAGTTAATGAAAATGCTGACGAAAAAAAGACACTATATCTTAAGAACTTTTCTAACAGATTTTTTACAGTTAGAACAGATAATCAAAAAAATATTGTAACAGTTAATACAGATGATGTTTTTTTTACAAGTGCTTCTGATGCTGTTGATTATGCAAAAACAGTTTTAGCAAAAGGAAAACATAGTGGCTATTACAAGGGTTTTAAATATATGGTTGAAAATACGGATAAGGGAAAGTTGATTGCCTTTGTAGATGTTGTAAAAGATTTTGATGTCTTTTATTCAAATCTTGGAAATAGTGTTATTATAAGCCTTTTAGTTTTAGGACTTGTTACATTCTTTTCATATGTTTTATCAAAAAAAGCTGTTGCACCTATGGTTCAAGCATATGAAAAGCAAAATGCTTTTATCACAGATGCAAGCCACGAGTTAAAAACACCGCTTGCTATAATAAAGACAAGTGCAGATGTGCTTGAAATGGAAGGTGGGGAGAGTAAGTGGACAGGAAATATTCATAAGCAGGTAAATAGATTAAATGGACTTATCGGTAATTTGATTTCACTTACTAAACTTGAAGAATCCGATGACTTAGATAAATTAGATTTTTCTTTTTCTGATGTGCTTAATGATTGTGTTACAGATGTAAAAGATTATGCTTTAAGTTTGGATAAAAATATAGTCACAGATATTGAAGATGGAATTTCTTTTAAAGGAAATGAAAAATTAATTAGACAGGTCATAGGAATTTTGCTTGATAATGCTATCAAATATGCAAAAGAAAATAGTGATATAAATGTAAGACTAACAAGGCAAAATAAAAAAATAGTATTTACTGTAGAAAATGAGGCAGACAATTTAGAAATTAAAAACTATAATATCCTATTCGAAAGATTTTACAGAACTGATAGTTCAAGAAATAGTAAAACTGGAGGATATGGAATTGGACTTTCTATCGCTCAATCAATTGTTTTAAAACATAAGGGAAAAATTTCTGCTGACAGTTTTGATGGAGAAAAAATTGTTTTTACAGTTAAATTATAA
- a CDS encoding oligosaccharide flippase family protein, with protein sequence MSKVKGNVVLKSGIWYTISNFLFRSIAFITAPIFSRVLSKDDYGQYNNIASWVAVMSILFACDIHSSIIRAKLDYEEDLPSYSFSALVLSNIITISFYIVFLIFGNQISAFTGIDKKYFHIIFLFILFQEAFYNFITTERAFYRYKAFSLLTGLIVVSTSLLSVFLVVLCNNKLDGRVYGQYIPYVVIGLFMYILIVKRGKTIKKSYLKYALFFSLPLVPHQLSLIVLGSSDRIMLTKMAGTEHTAIYSVAYIITVIIYALLDSMNKAWAPWVLDNLKQGNKRLIKKYSTKYFGLFFVMIVGILLVAPEVMLFLGGKKYIEGVGVLPPLIIGCLFQFAYTMFVQVEFFEKKMKVVAMGTTVAAIVNIVLNYIFIGKYGYIAAGYTTLAGYVVLFLIHYNTICKLGYKKLFDLKTILTCLAISFPMILIFELIYKNNIIRYILFVIYMILFVYILFINKKRIKKLLRG encoded by the coding sequence ATGTCAAAGGTTAAAGGAAATGTAGTTTTAAAATCAGGAATATGGTATACGATAAGCAATTTTCTTTTTAGATCGATTGCATTTATTACTGCACCAATTTTTTCCAGAGTTTTGAGCAAAGATGATTATGGACAATATAATAATATTGCGAGTTGGGTAGCTGTAATGTCTATCCTTTTTGCATGTGATATACATTCTTCTATAATTAGAGCAAAACTTGATTACGAAGAGGATTTGCCTAGTTATTCTTTTTCAGCTCTAGTTTTATCGAATATAATAACAATTTCTTTTTATATAGTTTTTTTGATTTTTGGTAATCAGATAAGTGCTTTTACAGGAATAGATAAAAAATATTTCCATATAATATTCTTATTTATTCTTTTTCAAGAGGCATTTTATAATTTCATAACAACTGAAAGAGCTTTTTATAGATATAAGGCATTTTCATTATTAACGGGTTTAATTGTAGTATCTACAAGTTTACTTTCCGTTTTCTTAGTTGTTCTTTGTAATAATAAATTAGATGGAAGAGTTTATGGTCAATACATTCCTTATGTAGTCATTGGACTATTTATGTATATTCTAATTGTTAAAAGAGGGAAGACTATAAAAAAATCGTATCTTAAATATGCTTTATTTTTTAGTTTACCTCTAGTGCCACATCAATTATCTTTGATTGTATTAGGTTCTTCTGATAGGATTATGCTTACCAAAATGGCAGGGACAGAGCATACTGCAATTTACAGTGTTGCTTATATAATTACTGTAATAATTTATGCTCTATTGGATTCAATGAACAAGGCATGGGCTCCTTGGGTTCTCGATAATTTAAAACAAGGTAATAAAAGATTAATAAAAAAATATTCAACTAAATATTTTGGACTGTTCTTTGTAATGATTGTTGGAATACTATTAGTTGCCCCTGAAGTTATGTTATTTTTAGGTGGAAAAAAGTATATTGAAGGTGTTGGTGTTTTACCGCCTTTGATTATTGGTTGTTTATTCCAATTCGCATATACAATGTTTGTTCAAGTAGAATTTTTTGAAAAGAAAATGAAAGTTGTTGCAATGGGAACTACAGTTGCAGCAATTGTTAATATTGTTTTGAATTATATTTTTATAGGAAAGTATGGCTATATTGCTGCAGGATATACGACTTTAGCAGGATATGTGGTATTATTTTTAATTCATTATAATACTATATGTAAATTGGGATATAAGAAGCTTTTTGATTTAAAGACAATTCTTACTTGTCTAGCAATTTCTTTTCCAATGATTTTAATTTTTGAGTTGATTTACAAAAATAATATTATTAGATATATTTTATTTGTAATATATATGATTTTGTTTGTATATATTTTATTTATAAACAAAAAGAGAATCAAGAAATTGTTGAGAGGATAA
- a CDS encoding response regulator transcription factor, with protein MRILICEDEIDLADGLCAILKGNKYSVDVVYDGEEALTYLEAENYDAVVLDIMMPKVDGITVLKTIRENGNSIPVIMLTAKSELDDKIVGLDSGADDYLTKPFEVKELLARLRAITRRKENVTDNVLTFGNITLNRTTFELSSEKGNYKLTNKEFQMLEMLMSTPSNIISADTFMDKIWGYDTDSDISVVWVYISYLRKKLAKLDADVEIKVTRNVGYSLEAINGK; from the coding sequence ATGAGGATTTTAATTTGTGAAGATGAAATTGATTTGGCAGATGGTCTTTGTGCTATTCTAAAAGGTAATAAGTATTCTGTTGACGTCGTTTATGATGGAGAAGAAGCTCTTACTTATTTGGAAGCGGAAAACTATGATGCTGTTGTTTTAGATATTATGATGCCGAAAGTTGATGGTATTACTGTTTTAAAAACTATAAGGGAAAATGGAAATAGTATTCCAGTTATTATGCTTACTGCAAAGTCTGAACTTGATGATAAGATTGTGGGACTTGATAGTGGAGCAGACGACTATCTTACTAAGCCTTTTGAAGTTAAGGAATTGCTCGCTAGACTTAGAGCAATAACTAGAAGAAAAGAAAATGTAACAGACAATGTTTTGACATTTGGAAATATTACTTTAAATAGAACTACTTTTGAATTGTCATCAGAAAAGGGCAATTACAAACTTACAAACAAAGAATTTCAAATGCTTGAAATGTTAATGTCAACACCTTCAAATATTATTTCAGCTGATACATTTATGGATAAAATATGGGGTTATGATACAGATTCTGATATAAGTGTCGTTTGGGTTTATATTTCATATCTTAGAAAGAAACTTGCAAAACTAGATGCAGATGTTGAGATAAAAGTAACTAGAAATGTTGGTTACTCTTTGGAGGCTATAAATGGAAAGTAA
- a CDS encoding sugar-transfer associated ATP-grasp domain-containing protein — MERESLFSKISRFNRDITSNLPEDISFFKKIRVFFDFVVEWKFHGVYLLDYIQYGFYWKTKPERRKYFVHGRLIEMMQRANNPEHRYIFDQKPEFDKKFADFLQRDWIDTKDANLSDFIKFLDGKDTFFAKDPCGMFGLGVKKVSVSEIEDVEKCFEEYKKQNILCEESLNQCKEMSDFNDTSINSIRVVSFVRANGEVEIIGALLRIGRKGKIADNFHHMGIASYVDPKTGIVCTKGLDKNNDWHIFHPDSNTQIVGFQVPIWNEVVDTIKRAAKVVLDMRYIGWDVVITKDYKVELVEGNPGADPDAEQITTKEGRWPYYKQYLDEL, encoded by the coding sequence ATGGAAAGAGAAAGTTTATTTAGTAAAATATCAAGATTTAATAGAGATATAACATCTAATTTACCAGAGGATATATCATTTTTTAAGAAGATAAGAGTTTTCTTTGATTTTGTTGTAGAATGGAAATTTCATGGAGTATATTTGCTCGACTATATTCAATATGGTTTTTATTGGAAGACAAAACCAGAAAGAAGAAAATATTTTGTTCATGGAAGATTAATAGAGATGATGCAAAGAGCAAATAATCCAGAACATAGATATATTTTTGACCAAAAACCTGAATTTGATAAGAAGTTTGCTGATTTTTTACAAAGAGATTGGATAGATACAAAAGATGCAAACTTATCAGACTTTATTAAATTTTTAGATGGTAAGGATACCTTTTTTGCAAAAGACCCTTGTGGAATGTTTGGTTTAGGAGTAAAGAAAGTTTCTGTTAGCGAGATAGAAGATGTAGAAAAATGCTTTGAGGAGTATAAAAAACAAAATATTCTTTGCGAAGAATCTTTAAATCAATGCAAGGAAATGTCTGATTTTAATGATACTTCTATAAATAGTATAAGAGTAGTTTCTTTTGTTAGAGCTAATGGTGAAGTTGAAATAATTGGTGCATTACTAAGAATTGGGAGGAAAGGTAAAATAGCGGATAATTTTCATCATATGGGAATTGCTTCTTATGTAGATCCAAAAACTGGAATAGTTTGTACTAAAGGTTTAGATAAAAATAATGATTGGCATATCTTCCATCCAGATTCAAATACTCAAATAGTAGGCTTCCAAGTTCCAATTTGGAATGAAGTTGTAGATACGATTAAAAGGGCTGCAAAAGTAGTTCTTGATATGAGATATATAGGTTGGGATGTTGTAATAACTAAGGATTATAAAGTAGAATTAGTTGAAGGGAATCCTGGTGCTGACCCAGATGCCGAACAAATTACTACTAAAGAGGGAAGATGGCCTTATTATAAACAATATTTGGATGAATTATAA